TGCCTTCTGCTTGTTCAGAAACGATCTCTACGGCAGGCGCATCGCCCATTTCGGCAGCTTCTAAGACCAAAGGAGCAATGTGTTGAATGGGACGCTGGCTCCGATACACATAATCGAGAAGTGTAGAGCGGTTAGACATTTGTAGGCGCTCGGCGAACAGCTGCCTTAGTAAGGGATGTTCTTGTTCGTCAATGGCATGAGCTACTGCCTTCAATCCAGCCAAACCGATGGCCATTCCACTTCCTTCGTCTCCGATAAGATAGCCCCAAGCCCCTGTATTCACCAAACGGCCTTCGTGGGTTTTCCCCAGCACATTGGAACCCGTCCCCACAATGGTAAGCAAGCCACTCCCCCCTACAAGTGCCCCTTCTAAAGCAATATTGGCATCATTAAGCAACCGAAAGGGCAGCCCCAGCGCCTCGGAAACCTCTCGTTCCAAGACGGGAGTAAGCGCATTCGGCATGTCTGAGGTTCCAGCTCCGGCGGCTCCCGCACAAATCCCGCCGACCTGCAAATCAGGGAAAGCCTCGATAGCTCTTGTCACCAAGGAGATCAGGATTTCTTTTGCTCGGTCTTTAGAAATACGATAGAGGTTGATGCCCGCATCCGATAGCGTAAAATCGCGTTTTTTGTCTGGTGTTGCGCCCCATAAAACGGTTTTTGTTCCGCCGGCATCAATACCAAAATACACCTTTTGCATATGTTACCTTCTCTTAACTCGCCGGAATAAGTTGGGTTTTACCGATTAACTCCACGTCCCTTCGTTGGTCTAACTCAATGAATTGCTGCCGGTCTGCAATGCTATACCGCGAGAGCATTTCCTCATGGATTAAGTTGGCACGCTGGATGACCCAAGACTCCGAAGAGCGGTTCGCAAACCAACCTTCCCAAACCGAGGGTGAGGGCAAATCTGTCAACATCCGCGTAGCACGCCATTGTAAAGTTGTGGGATGTCCGGTATGTGCGATCCGAATGGGTGCAAAACGGTTATTGGCCAATTTTCCTGAGGAGAGCGGGATAAAATTGGCAGACCATAAGGGGTAATATACCAAACCCACCTGCGTAAGTCCCCATTGGAAGGAGCTAAAGTCGCGTGGTGAGCTATCTTTATCTTTAAACCGGCTCACTACCGAGATCAAGGTTTTCTTCAGTTTCAGGCTATTTTGGGCTGTTTTTGCAGAGTCTAGGCCCGCAAACATGGTGGAATCGGGCGGAGGTATAGACGACCAGCCTTTATAATATTCTGCCATCCAAGCATCAAAAACGGAGGCCGCAATACTTTCATTGCTAAAGTCATATTTCCAGTTTCTGAGGTAGGTTAGGGCGTCTTTTGCGGCATAGGTAAGGTCTTTCCGCTTTTCCATCATACCGAGCAAGCCTTTCACAACAGGTCGGACGAAGGGGCTGTAAGAATCCTCGAATTTCCCCAGAAATTGTGGTGGCGTAAGGCCACTGGCAAGGACTTGACGAAGCCTCGTGGCGGTATGGCTTGCCCAAGGTGAGTCCGAAATTAATATACCATTCGGGAGGTTTTCGCGAACCAAAGGCTGTCCTCGAACCGACCATCGCCCTTCATTCGTAAGCAAAAGTCCATTCCCTTTAAATAACCGAAACGTCACACCAGTTGTATCTCCACGCAAAAGGTTACGGAAGGAAGCTTGATCACTCAAGGCACGAAAACCCGGCCAACCAAACTTCCATACAAAACCAACGGTTGTATCACGCTCCACCAAAAGGGTATCTTGTACCATTTTTCTGTACTTCTTTTTAAACGACTCTGGTAGAAAAAAGGAACTTCCATTTGAGCGGATGGTCACCAAGGTTTCATTGCCCTCCATATCCCGCACCACACGGTTTTCTGGCACAATGAGGCTGTCGGCTCCTTTGGGCAAACGTTCTGCGGTGAAAGCACTCGTGAGTAAGAAATGCCAAGAAAGCCGTTCATTTCTTCCAGACGGAAAAAGGAGGGTTCCGGGAATGCTTAGGACTTCGTTTTTCCCATCTCCCCAGTTCAAAACCACCTCTTGCACCAATGGCCATGCGGTAGCGCCATAAACATGGCGATGAAAGAAATAGGTATCCCGACTTTGACGCGCCACCCAAGCCATCCCATTTTCAAAACCATGCAAACGCAAGAATTTTTTCACCACCTTTTGTTCGGCCATAAATTTTTCGAACATGGGTTGCAAGGTATCCGCAGCGGTTTTTTTATAGGGTTCTGCCCCAACCCAAGCCAATAAATGTTCTATTGCAAGGCAATGCCAAGGCTCCCAGCGCTTAGGCTTCAGTCCAGATAGCAATAAATCGTCATTCACCTGTTCATTTGGATGTTCAAAGACCGCATTTATGCCATTGGTATAGGCGACGAGGCGGTTTTTCTCTTCGGGCCGAAGTTGCCGATAAGCCGCATAAGCCATTTTGCCGATTCCCATTGTTTTGGACATCCGGTCTATAATGGCCGTAGTATCTCCGGGGAACCATTGCCCCGTTTCGCCAAGAGCAACTTGTCGCCAGACGGCCATTGGCAGTGCGTGGCGTAGCGCATGGCTGTACCCCAATCCGGCCAAGCCATCAGACTCCGACGACGCCCGAATGACTGGAATACGGTCTTTCCGCCATTCTACGGACACATTCCCACGCAAATTCCTGATTTTCACTTCTGCGCTATAATCGGTTTTGAAGGCATATGAAAACCAAAAGGTGATGCCTAAAACAAACAGACCCACAACCGAAAATAGCAGGACAAGGGCAAAGATATTTTGGAACCTATTGATGAACACAGTAAACTTGGTTTATGCAGGTAAGTGGAGGTTGGTCTTTTTTTGTTTAAGCCACTGTTCAAACGCTATTCGCGGCAACGCATTTAAGCAATTTTCGGGCGTCAGCCCAGCCTTTCTTGCAACTTCTACCCCCCAAAATACATCCTGAAGCCCCTCTTTTGCATGTGCATCTGGATTAATTGAAATCCAAACGCCTTTTTCAAGTGCATACGGAATCCACTTCCAATCCATGTCTAAACGATAGGGATTAGCATTGAGTTCAATCGCTACCCCATTTGCAGCACAAGCGTCAATGATTTTGTGGTGATTTACCGGATAGCCTTCACGCGCAAGCAGCAGTCTTCCGGTCGGGTGTCCCAAAATTGTAGTAAATGGATTTTCTATGGCCGTAATTAACCGCTGGGTTGCGGCTTCCTCCGTCATGTTAAAACCATTGTGGATGCTTGCAACAACGAGGTCAAAAGAAGCTAAAATCTCTTTCGGGTAATCTAATGCACCATCGTTCAAAATATCGCTCTCGATTCCTGAATAAATGCGAAAATTCACGCCCATTTGTGCATAAGCGGCATTATGTTGAGCAATTTCGGCTTGTTGCGCCTGTACACGTTCAATGCTCATGCCGTGCGCGATAGTTAAGGACTGGCTATGGTCACATGAGCCATAATATGCTAAGCCCATTTCGCGTGCAGCTTCAGCCATTTCGTACAACGTATGAGCGCCGTCGCTATAGGTAGAGTGGTTATGGAGTGTGCCCTTGAGGTCACTCACTTCAAGCAGTTTATGACCACGAAGTTCAACTTCCGAGCGTTCCGCAGGGGCTAAGTCCCGCAACTCGGGGTCAACAAAGGTCATTCCCGCTTGTTCAAACAACAATGCCTCATCCGAGACCAAAGGCAGCGCACCAGATTTCCTCATGAACGCTTCAATAAAAGAGGTTGGCCCGGTCTTTAGGAATACTTCCGTCCCAAAACGCTCCGACTCCGCCCAAATAAACGTAACCTCGAAGCCATCTGGTAACAATGCTTTCCAAGTATTCGTCCCTACGGCCTCCGTCTTTATTTCTAATGCACTTAGCGCTGTTAGAACATGTGCTTCGTGTGTGGCTTTTAACAAAACGGTAACTTCGGAGACGGTCGGCATTTTACGACGAAATTCCCCCACCGGCATACATTGTACCGTTCCAGTGTGTTTCTCAAGCGTTTCTAAAAGTGGCATGAGCAAGCGATAGACTGTAGCATAACGCCTTTGCGAGCGATAGACTTCTTGCAATGCGATAGAAGCTAAAATCTGTTCTTGCGTTTTTTTACCAAAACCTTCTGCATCGAGCAAGCGGTTTTCGCGAGCCGCCACCGCCAATTCTTCTAAAGAGGTAATGCCCAAACCTTGCCACAAAGCACGTACTTTTTTCACCCCCAGACCCTTAATTTTCAAAACTTCTGGCAAACCTTGTGGGAGTTTATCGGCCAATTCTTTGCGTTGTGGCAAAGCACCTGTTTCCACCAATGTTGCGATGTCCTTGGCCAAGCTACTTCCGATCCCTTGCACCTCGGTTAATCGCCCCTCAGACAACAAGTCCTGTACTTGCTCCGGCAACCGTTGTAGCAAACGTGCAGCATTGGCAAAAGCCCGTACCCGAAAAGAATTCCCGCCCGTAAGTTCAAGTAAATCCGCAACTTCTTGCAAGGATTTTGCAATTTGTTTATTCGTCATGACAAACAGTTTGTGAGGAAGCAACAAATATTGGCTAAATTGTGTATCTTAGTTGTTTAAACCAAGCCTTAAGGAATTACCCACGTTCGTCCTTCAGTCTAAGCCAACTGAAAGCCGTTGTGGCGGCAAATTAAGAAAAACTTTACCTGCACCACAGAACAAGTCTTTTTCTTTTCCGTAATTCCTGACCAATTTTGTTCTTTTGGGAAAAGGTGACCAGCCAGATAACGTCCTTTCCCTTTCCGTTCATCAATCTTTACCAAAATGATGTTCGAAACCTTGCACGTCGTACCAGAGACGTTGGAAGAGGTTTTGGCGGCGTTCCGCGTTTTGCCACAAACCAGTATTGTCATCCCAACCTTAAACGAAGAAAAAATTCTGGAGAAACTGCTAAAGTCTTTTACACCAGAAATGAAGCGACGTTTAGGTCTGGAAATTATTGTCTCCGATGGTGGTTCTACCGACCAGACCTTGGAGATTGCACGAAAATTTGCCGATAAAGTGGTGGTTCATGAAGACGCAAAGCCTCAGACCATCTCCGAAGGCAGAAATGCAGGTGCAGCCGTTGCACAAGGTGATGTCTTGATCTTTTTTAATGCCGATGTACGTTTTCCAGTTCAGTTGGAACCGTTTTTGCAGGAATTGGTTGAGGCTGCCGGTATGGATGGAGCCGCTACTTGCCGCGTAACCGTTCATCCCGAAGAGGCAAATTGGAAAGACAACCTCGTTCTTGGCGGGTGTAATGCCTACTTCTGGTTTCTAAACCAAATTGGAATGGGCATGGGACGAGGTGAATGTCATGCTGTCGCTACACAAACGTTTAGAACGTTAGGCGGTTATCGAACCGATTTGGTGGCCGGAGAAGATTTTGACCTCTTTAAACGTATTGCTCAACACGCAAGGCAACAAAATAAGGTAGGCATTCGTTTTCTTTGGCGATGGACGCTCTACGAAGACCCCAGAAGATATCGTGCTATTGGTTATGCACGAACCATGCTGAAGTGGTTCCAAAATGCGGTCTCTATCACCCTTTTTAACCGTTCTGTGTCTAAAGAATGGACTCCTTATCGGTAATTTGTTACCTCTAAGGCAATCCAGCGTCTAAAGAAATGCTACAAGAGAATCGTTCATGCAACTACAAAGAGTTGTTTCCTGAAAGAACACCTCGAAAGTATGTAAATATCCATAACCCTTTTGTCTAAAATCCGTATGCGTTTTACGAAAAAGTTTTCCTACATCGGAGCCGGAATCCTTATCGCTGGATTCTTCTTTGGAATGGGCATCCAAAAAGTCTTTTCCGGTGAAGATGTTGTACAAAGCCTTCAAAAATTAGACCAAGCCTTTTCGCTCATTAACCAACAATATGTGGACGATGTGGACTCGGCCAAACTCGCCGAAAACGCCATCGAGGGTATGTTAAAAGGCTTAGACCCACACTCGGTCTATATTGATGCCAAACGTATGAAGCGTGTACGTGAAGAATTTGATGCCTCGTTCGAGGGTATTGGGATTTTCTTCGACTTTGTGGACGACACGTTGATGGTACAGCAAGTGATCTCGGATGGTCCATCAGAAAAAGCAGGGCTTAAAGCTGGTGATTTTATCGTAAAGGTGGACGAAAAAGAAACTAAAGGCTGGAAAAATGAAGATGTTCAAGCTCATCTAAAAGGCCCTAAAGGGACCAAAGTCACCCTTAAAATCCGCAGAAATGGGGTGGATAAACTCCTCTCCTTCGACATCATCCGCGACACCATTCCCTTCTATACCGTTACGGCAAAACACATGATTGACGACAAGACGGGATACATCAATCTGGAACGCTTTGCCCGGACTTCCTATCAAGAAGTAGCAGACGCCATGAACCAGTTGCGCGGCCTTGGTATGGAACGCTTGGTTCTAGACCTCCGTAACAACCGAGGCGGGTATATGGAAATGGCCGTCCGGATTGTGGATGAATTGTTGCCCGCCAACAAGATGATCGTCTATACCAAGAGCCGAATCCAGTCATTTAACGAGCAATACCGCTCTACCTCGCGGGGAAGTTTCGAGAAATTGCCCGTTATCGTCTTGGTTAATTCGGGTTCTGCATCCGCCAGCGAAATCGTAGCCGGAGCCTTGCAAGACCACGACCGTGCCTTGGTGGTGGGAGAACGCACGTTTGGAAAAGGCTTGGTACAACGACAATTTGAGCTATTGGATGGCTCGGTTATGCAAATGACCATCTCGCGGTACTTTACACCCTCCGGAAGACTTATCCAAACCCCTTATGCTGATGGCGACCAAGAAGCCTACTATAAATCTAAATTAGAAATTGAACGCAAAAACAAAGGTGTCCTGAAAAAAGAAGACCTCATTGCACAAGCGCCGGACTCTTTAAAATACAAAACCATTAATGGCCGTACCGTACTCGGCGGAGGCGGCATTTTACCTGACCTCATCTTGCCAGATTCCTTAGGATTGCCCAAGCCACTCGTCATTGCCCTCATTCGCAACAGCGTAGAGGATGATTTCACCGGACATTGGCTGAACATGCACCCCGAATTTCGGACGCAGTGGACGTCAAAGAAAGGGGATTTCATCAAGAACTACCGCATTCCTGACGCCTTGCTTAACGAATTTTGGAGCTATGCCACCGATAAAAAAGGCTTTAAGTTTATTGAGAACAACAAAGCCAGTTCGCTAAATATGCAAGACGAGAAGCGTAAGTCCTTCACCAAAAAAGAACAATTGGAAAACAAAGAAGTGGTCGAGGTTAGAATTAAGGCACTCTTAGCGCGACGTTTGTGGGACTTGGACGCCTCGGTGCAGGTGTTCCACAAATTAGACCAAACCCTTGCCGAAGCCCTTCGGAATTGGGACAAAGCCTCCAACTTTGCGCAGTCGTACCGATAATTTATTGCACAGTAACGACCATAAACAACATAAAACTTCAATAGAGAGGCTTCAACTTCTGGAGCCTCTTTTTATTGGCCAATCTCCTTCACCGATATTTGCAAAAATGAAAGCGTTTTAGCAGTTATATTCTTAGCCGCTTCCCTGCTATTTTATATCCTTTAATACACGTATTTTATAATGGCACACAAAGTAGTTCTTATCCCCGGAGACGGCATAGGCCCCGAAATCACGGATGCAACCTTAGATGTTTTGGCCGCTACGGGCGTCCCCATTACTTGGGTTTTGGAAGAAGAGGCCGGAATGCGCTCTATTGATGCCGGTGGGGAGCCGCTCCCTCCAAAAGTTATAAACAGCATTAAAACACATAAAGTTGCGCTTAAAGGCCCGATTACAACACCCATTGGTGGTGGATTTAAAAGCGTAAATGTTTCCCTACGCCAAGCCTTAGACCTGTACGCTAACGTCCGACCAAGCTATAGCCTACCGGGGGTTAAAACGGCTTTCCAACATGTGGATTTGGTGCTTTTCCGTGAAAACACCGAAGGGCTTTATATTGGTCAAGAGAAATTTGACGCCGAAACCGGCGTGGCCGAAGCCATTGCGCGCGTAACCAAATTCGGCTCCGAGCGTATTCTCCGATATGCGTTTGAATACGCAAAATTTAACGAACGCGGTAAAATCTCTTTGGTACACAAGGCAAATATTCTCAAAAAGACATCGGGCTTATTCCTAGAATTGGGACGCGAAATCGCCAAAGAATACCCAGAAATTCGTTTCGAGGAAGTGATCGTGGACAATATGTGTATGCAAATGGTTACAAATCCAGAACGCTACGATTGTATTGTGACGACCAACCTTTTCGGTGACATTTTAAGTGACCTCGCGGCAGGATTGGTCGGGGGATTGGGCATTGTTCCAGGAGCTAATATTGGTAGTGAATATGCCGTGTTTGAATCGGTTCATGGCTCCGCACCCGATATTGCGGGTCAAAACAAAGCAAACCCAACCGCCCTTATTCGCTCTGCGGAAATGATGCTGCGTCATCTTGGCGAACACGTGGCTGCCGATGCCATCCGTAAAAGCCTATTCGAGATTTTCCGTCGTGGTGAGTTTCGTACTGCGGACTTGGGCGGCAGCACCCCTACCAATGAGTTTGGGAAACGGGTTGCCGAAAAAGTGGCAAAAAACATTGCAAAACCACGCTGGCGCACACAAGTTTAAACAACGAACTTCCCAGAACACTACACGGATTCATCAGAAGGTGTCTTCCAATCGTCATTGAGACGAATCCACCTTCTCGAAAGAGTACAAAAACTACCCTCACCCCTTTATCCCTTTTTGATATGTGGCAACGCATTCAGACCCTATACTTGGTCTTATCCATTCTTTTTCTTTCCCTTATTCCGGCCTTACAAGTGAATTTGGCAATGGCGCAACCGCTTTTTTGGGGCGGAATCGGTCTTGCCGGAATTTCTGTGGTTTTGACCGTTTGGGGGATTTTTCAATTTCTGAACCGCAAAAAACAACTCTCTACTGTCCGAATTGCGGCCATTGTTGCTTTTTTAGCCGTAGGACTTTCTAAGGTGGCTTATTTAATCACAACGCCACAAGTACTTTGGATGAACTTCATCCAAAACCCTGCTATTCTGTGGGGAATTGGCGGCGCATTTTTGGGATTTGTGTTTCAACTATTGGCCCTATATGCGATCCGTAAAGACGAAAACTTGGTACGTTCTATGGATCGCTTACGATGAAGCAACCTCGTTTACTGTATCCGATCTTGGCTTTTGGCGTTTTGTGCATTGCCAGTAGCTCCGTCATGATCCGCTTAATCTCCGACGAAGCCAATGGCCTCACCGTAGCAACCTACCGAACGTTTTTGGCAACTCTTTTTTTGTTGCCTTTTTTTCCGCGTGCATGGCCAGAAATCCGTGTGCTTTCCCCAAATCATAAAAGATTGGTGCTTCTTTCGGGTGTGATGCTGGGCCTCCATTTCGTCACATGGATTAGCTCTTTGTATTATACAACGGTGGCAAGTTCCACTGTTTTGGTGAATACATCACCCTTATTTATTGCCATGGCCTCGTTTTTCATTTTGGGAGAGCGCCTTCATAATCGTTTGCTAATAGGCATTATTTTGGGATTTTTAGGTGCGTCACTCATGGCCTTTGGGGATTTAAGCGACAAGCAATTCCCACATGCCGCTTTTGGTAATGGATTGGCGATCCTGGGTATGATCACCGTAAGCGGCTATATGATGGCCGGTCGAGTAGTGCGGCAGCAAGGTCTTTCTTGGCTTGGGTACGTTTTTCCGGTTTATTTCATTGCCGCGGTGACTGTTTTGATCTGTTCCTTACTGCTACAGACCAATCTCGTGGTCTCATGGACGGTTCTTGGAATCTGCGCCTTGATGGCACTTGGACCTCAAATTGCAGGTCATGGTGCTATGAACTATGCTGTTCGCTACATCCCACCCGCTTTCGTCACCCTGGTCATATTGGTCGAGCCTGTTCTTTCTTCGCTCATGACGTTTCTCCTCTGGGGAGAAAAACCAAGCACGCTCTCGTTGTTTGGAATGGTGGTGGTGCTAACGGGTTTGATTGCGGCTTTGCAAGGGAAAGCGCAAATGGAAACGAATGATTAATACTTCTTGGATCCATAATATAAGGCCATAACAGCTCTCAATACCCTAACCGCATGGTGACGACATCCAAGTCTTCGGGGTGGCCGATCACCGTCATTTCGTCGCCCACACGGATACGGGTGAAACCATTTGGAACCACCACAACATCTTCACGGATCACATCCAAGAGCAGTACATCTGCGGGTAAGCGCAAATCGCGGACGAAGGTATTGTCCATATTCACATTGGTCACTTTTATCTGCCGGATTTGCCTTTTGGTATCCTCGTGCATCAGCAAAGCGGTGGATTGTGGGGCAACCACGGCCTGTTGGATTAGGTTAACCATAGCGGAGGTTTGGTCTAAGGCAAAGGCATTTAAAGCACGGAATTGTTCGGCCATCGAAGCCGAATGAAGCCGAACGATGAGACGAAGGTCTGCAACTTCTCTTATCCACTTGCAGGCACGGAGGTTCTCCCGATCGGTTTCAAGCATCACCACAAAGGCATCTGGGGTTTTCGTCAGCAGCCTTTCTATGGCTTGTTTGCTCAGGAAAGACATGTGCTGGGCCTCGATGCCAGCATGAACAGATTTCCCAGAGACCAAGTCTATACGCACGGGGTCGCCATCTGCCATCAAAACTTGCCACCCGCTTTGTGCCAACTGCCGTGCCAAGGTGATTGACTGCCCATCAATCCCAAGAATGACGGCTCGCCGTTGTAAAGATTTTTCTATAACATCCGAGGGTTCGTTGGCTTCACCAACCATCCGGAGGACATTTTTCAAAAAGAGTGGTCCAAAAATTTCGTTCAACAAAATAACCGATACGATTAGCGTTTGGAAGGCAACACCTAATTTGGGAAAGTGCATGGCCGCTTCAGCGGAAAGCCCCAAAGCAATGCCCGCTTGTGTAATAAAAGCCATCCAAGACAAATTGCTAAACTGGGTTGGTGCTTTTGCAATACGCCCACCAAGGTTCGTTCCGATAAAAATGCTTAAGGCACGCACGATGAACAATAATCCCGCGAACGGCAGCATGACCCACAGCAACGAAAGCTCAAGTACCAAGCCTGTAAAGGTGAAGAAAGCCACATAAACCGGGACACTTAGATCATGCAACAATTCCTCGAACAAGTCTCGATAAGCCGTGAAGTTCGTTACATAAATCCCTGCGATCATGGCCGTTAACAATGGCTCGATATGGATAGGAAAAGGGCCATGCAGAAGGGTATATCCTTTAATCATCTTAGACATCCAAAAAATACCATAGCCCAAGCCCAAAATCAGTGCCATTTTACCCGCATTGGGAATTCGGAAAAACAAAATTTGCTTGAGCATAAAACCAGCAAGATATCCTACACCAAGTGCCAAGCCCAAGTCTAACAATATCAACAATATAAAACGGAGGTCTATACTCTTCGAAGCGTCCAAAAGAGGCTCCACAAAATTTACACTAAGGGCAAAACAAAACACAATGGCAACATCAATAACTACCGTTACACTGAGGGCTGTTCGTGTAAAGGGCCCTTTTGCTCGAACCTCTTTAATCACGGCAATGGTAGAGGGTGGCGAAAGGGCCAATAAAATTGTAGCACCAAGTAGCGCTACTGCCCATTTTGCCTGAGGATCGAAACCTTGCGTGAATGGAATATAATGGGTTAATAAGAAAATAAGGGGGCCACCAACGATAAAGACAACACTAATAATACCAAAAGAAATCAAAACGATGGTTTTTACCTGCTTGCGTAACTCCCGCAAATACAATTCGCTACCTGCAATAAAGGCAATAAGCCCAAGTGCAGCATGGTTAAGGAATTGGAGTGACTCGTTGGCCTCGTGGGGCAGTAAACCTAATCCAGAAGAACCGACTAAAGCTCCCGTGAATAAATAGCCCGTGATATAAGGTAACCGATACGATGAAAACAATCGTCCGATGTAGTGTGCAGACAAACACAATACAACGAAAGAAAGGAGGTATTGGAGGTCTTGTGGCATGGAATACTCGTGAGGTTGGACAAAAGATACGCCAAAATCACCCGTAAAGCACTTCTTGCCTCCCGTTTATCCCAGATAATTTAGCCACTTCATCTCTTGAAATCGCACCTTTGTCTGTATAAACATTTTGTAACGATTGATTGAACATCGTAGTTTAGGCTCTTTAAAATACCGATTTCATTTTTCCATCAGTTTGACGACATGCGTATAACTATCTCTGGGGTTTTGGCCTTTTTGGCTATCGGTCTCCTTCCGCAAGTAGGCGAGGCACAAGGAGTCCCCGCTCCCATTTTGGGCAAAGTGTCTTGTACCAATGGCTTTGCAGCTGGCTACCCCTGTAAAAACGTGGATCTACTTGCCTACCTTCCTCGTCAAGCGGCTGGTCTTATCTTAAAAGATGGGAATATAGAAGGTGAGATGTCTGGGAGTTGGGGATGGACGGATGCCGCCAGTGGACGTGAATTTATTCTGGCGGGAATCTCTACCGGAACCTCCTTTATTGAGATCACGAATCCAGAAAAACCGGTTTATCTTGGTATTTTACCCATTCCCGCAGGTACAGTTCCCAATATTTGGCGCGAGATAAAAACCTATCAACACTATGCTTTAATCGTGGGGGATGCCGCAGGCCCTCACGGAATGCAGGTATTCGATCTTCACAACTTGCTTAACGTTTCTAACCCACCGACCACCTTCACCGAG
Above is a genomic segment from Rhodothermia bacterium containing:
- a CDS encoding cation:proton antiporter translates to MPQDLQYLLSFVVLCLSAHYIGRLFSSYRLPYITGYLFTGALVGSSGLGLLPHEANESLQFLNHAALGLIAFIAGSELYLRELRKQVKTIVLISFGIISVVFIVGGPLIFLLTHYIPFTQGFDPQAKWAVALLGATILLALSPPSTIAVIKEVRAKGPFTRTALSVTVVIDVAIVFCFALSVNFVEPLLDASKSIDLRFILLILLDLGLALGVGYLAGFMLKQILFFRIPNAGKMALILGLGYGIFWMSKMIKGYTLLHGPFPIHIEPLLTAMIAGIYVTNFTAYRDLFEELLHDLSVPVYVAFFTFTGLVLELSLLWVMLPFAGLLFIVRALSIFIGTNLGGRIAKAPTQFSNLSWMAFITQAGIALGLSAEAAMHFPKLGVAFQTLIVSVILLNEIFGPLFLKNVLRMVGEANEPSDVIEKSLQRRAVILGIDGQSITLARQLAQSGWQVLMADGDPVRIDLVSGKSVHAGIEAQHMSFLSKQAIERLLTKTPDAFVVMLETDRENLRACKWIREVADLRLIVRLHSASMAEQFRALNAFALDQTSAMVNLIQQAVVAPQSTALLMHEDTKRQIRQIKVTNVNMDNTFVRDLRLPADVLLLDVIREDVVVVPNGFTRIRVGDEMTVIGHPEDLDVVTMRLGY